A genome region from Primulina eburnea isolate SZY01 chromosome 9, ASM2296580v1, whole genome shotgun sequence includes the following:
- the LOC140840781 gene encoding uncharacterized protein, translating to MSTCNPLSIILDQNKLTGPNYHDWFRNLKIVLNSERIAYVLDKKPIKEALPDISRTELAKLEKHWDHDLQAKSYMLASMSNELQRRFEEAVNAADIHLHLKELYVVHSFRKTCDC from the coding sequence ATGTCTACTTGTAATCCGCTTTCAATCATTCTCGATCAAAACAAACTGACTGGCCCTAACTATCATGACTGGTTTCGAAACTTAAAGATTGTTCTGAACTCCGAAAGGATTGCGTATGTGCTTGATAAGAAGCCAATTAAGGAGGCTCTTCCTGATATCAGTAGGACTGAATTAGCTAAGCTTGAGAAACATTGGGATCATGATCTCCAAGCTAAGAGCTACATGTTGGCTTCGATGTCGAATGAACTTCAGAGGAGGTTCGAGGAGGcggtgaatgctgctgacattcaccttcatctgaaagaattgtatgtTGTACACTCGTTCAGAAAGACATGCGACTGTtaa